One Brassica oleracea var. oleracea cultivar TO1000 chromosome C7, BOL, whole genome shotgun sequence genomic window carries:
- the LOC106306612 gene encoding uncharacterized protein LOC106306612 — MLPHSYTVDSLSQSQDLASAILAASTPSNISAACSSVESFLHSHTPDQCRHFFSITFPSLICKIFGFGDATAPSLAQSSSPPNGWIDVITAANDSDLSGRVFSLLSPSGILMSSIFAVDKLSLVKYVFPTERLPEYARFMLSSQKDRTALSNLCPFLKGKIEEGASYEVRLNVFEYYMFWLSYYPVCRGNNDSSSMNMIPIPKKKMSRLESWTRIKGFPGSSKRDSDQKLECNLYVKILYSYLKAFVPVFDLNAHQPYRSSLLQYGNGYDGSVMARAEFLVNLFVHYWIVENDFSPFPVITAKSFGVAPPFRSAVEEIPPTCGLEDVVKLLVKYLNLSWVTSGVGSENYIEYGESPRWKTPTSGSSFHVDNLSLRPLTSWNTHLQRPLYRYILRSFLFCPIGSSIKNASQVFSIWVTYLEPWMISLDDFSDLEAALNGSIKDAKKEESYESRGCGYTSLWQSYVISNYLYYSSLVMHFIGFAHKFLHTDPETITQMVLKVMSILTSSKDLLVLMKNIDKAFHSKQTGPGNSTVNELSRFVPSIREQLKDWEDGLCESNADGSFLHENWNKDLKLFSDCEDGGQQLLQLFILRAEAELQAVPEKNLSEALKCVDSLKQVVSNFFGGHVIKPIAFSLEMDHPQKNRDELFKPRGARNQMASSAKYKGDWMTRPVSEDEVAWMAKLLINISIWLNERLGLNQPVINNDKKENSESVSYVDVSEVDARNVAGAGDGGRMMVRGVVMACGSVLQLMRKYGVRVNLRVMASKKFLTLLFLYVVFVVLERFVTRMIR, encoded by the exons ATGCTTCCGCACTCGTACACCGTCGATTCGCTCTCGCAATCTCAAGACCTCGCATCGGCTATATTGGCAGCTTCGACGCCGTCGAATATCTCCGCGGCTTGCTCTTCCGTGGAATCGTTTCTTCATTCGCATACGCCTGATCAGTGCCGCCATTTCTTCTCTATCACCTTCCCGAGCTTAATCTGCAAGATCTTCGGCTTCGGGGACGCAACCGCTCCATCTCTGGCTCAATCGTCTTCGCCGCCGAACGGTTGGATCGATGTAATCACGGCGGCTAACGATTCGGATCTATCGGGAAGAGTTTTCTCTCTCTTATCCCCTAGTGGAATACTCATGAGCTCAATCTTTGCCGTCGATAAGCTCTCTCTTGTTAAGTACGTTTTCCCTACCGAACGTCTCCCGGAGTATGCTCGATTCATGTTATCAAGCCAGAAGGATCGAACCGCGTTATCTAATTTGTGCCCCTTTCTGAAAGGTAAAATCGAGGAAGGTGCATCGTATGAAGTTCGGCTAAATGTTTTCGAGTATTACATGTTTTGGCTCTCGTATTATCCGGTTTGTAGAGGAAACAACGATAGTTCATCTATGAATATGATTCCCATTCCGAAGAAAAAGATGTCTAGGCTAGAGAGTTGGACGCGTATCAAAGGCTTTCCAGGGAGTAGCAAGCGTGATTCAGATCAGAAGCTGGAGTGTAATCTCTACGTGAAGATTCTTTACTCTTATCTGAAAGCGTTTGTTCCTGTTTTTGATTTGAATGCGCACCAGCCTTATCGTAGCTCTCTTTTGCAATACGGAAATGGATATGATGGATCAGTTATGGCGAGAGCTGAGTTCTTGGTGAATCTGTTTGTGCATTATTGGATAGTTGAGAATGACTTCTCACCGTTTCCTGTTATTACGGCTAAATCTTTTGGTGTGGCTCCTCCTTTCCGTTCTGCTGTGGAAGAGATTCCACCTACTTGTGGGTTGGAAGATGTTGTGAAGTTGCTTGTCAAGTATCTGAATTTGAGCTGGGTTACAAGTGGTGTTGGGAGTGAAAACTATATTGAGTATGGCGAGAGTCCACGGTGGAAGACACCTACTTCAGGATCATCATTCCATGTCGATAATTTGAGCCTCAGGCCACTCACTTCCTGGAATACCCATTTACAGAGGCCTCTTTACCGATATATATTGAGGAGTTTCTTGTTCTGCCCCATTGGGAGTTCTATTAAGAATGCATCTCAGGTGTTCTCCATATGGGTTACGTACCTGGAACCATGGATGATCAGTTTGGATGATTTCTCAGATCTCGAAGCTGCTTTAAATGGATCTATAAAAGATGCTAAAAAGGAAGAGTCTTATGAATCACGTGGCTGTGGATACACGTCTTTGTGGCAGAGCTATGTGATATCAAATTATCTATACTACAGTTCTCTGGTTATGCATTTTATTGGCTTTGCGCACAAGTTCCTTCACACAGATCCAGAAACAATAACTCAGATGGTTCTGAAG GTGATGAGTATATTGACATCGTCCAAAGATCTTTTGGTTCTGATGAAGAATATTGACAAAGCCTTTCACTCTAAACAAACTGGACCAGGAAATTCAACAGTGAACGAGCTCTCTAGATTTGTTCCATCTATCCGTGAGCAGTTGAAG GACTGGGAAGATGGGCTGTGTGAGAGCAATGCTGATGGGTCATTCTTGCATGAAAACTGGAACAAGGACCTGAAACTCTTTAGTGATTGCGAAGATGGCGGGCAACAACTGCTTCAG CTATTCATTCTGCGCGCAGAAGCCGAACTGCAAGCTGTGCCAGAGAAAAACCTCTCGGAAGCCCTAAAATGCGTAGATTCACTAAAACAAGTGGTGTCAAACTTCTTTGGCGGGCATGTCATAAAACCAATCGCTTTTTCCTTAGAGATGGACCATCCCCAGAAAAACCGTGATGAGCTCTTCAAGCCACGCGGTGCTAGGAACCAAATGGCAAGCAGTGCGAAGTACAAAGGAGACTGGATGACCCGTCCCGTGTCAGAAGACGAGGTTGCATGGATGGCTAAGCTGCTAATCAACATCTCCATCTGGCTCAACGAACGTCTCGGGCTAAACCAACCTGTGATCAACAATGACAAGAAAGAGAATTCAGAGTCAGTTTCGTATGTAGACGTATCTGAGGTGGATGCGAGGAATGTTGCTGGAGCTGGAGATGGTGGGAGGATGATGGTGCGAGGGGTGGTGATGGCGTGTGGTTCGGTGTTGCAGCTGATGAGAAAGTACGGTGTTCGAGTCAACCTCCGG GTCATGGCGTCCAAGAAGTTTCTAACGCTTTTATTTCTGTATGTCGTGTTTGTTGTACTCGAAAGGTTTGTCACTAGGATGATTCGGTAA
- the LOC106301877 gene encoding homeobox-leucine zipper protein HAT2, with product MMMRKEDLGLSLSLGLSQDHTPLQSQNPNSSISNNLHRFPWNQTFASTSDLGKIDVNSLPRTVDCEEEPGVSSPNSTISSTISGGKRSEREGISEHDEITPDRGYSRGNSDEEEDGGETSRKKLRLSKDQSAFLEGTFKEHNTLNPKQKLALAKKLNLTARQVEVWFQNRRARTKLKQTEVDCEYLKRCVEKLTEENRRLQKEAMELRTLKLSPQFYGQMTPPTTLIMCPSCERVAGPSSNHQHNHRPVPVNPWVACAGQVTHGLNFEALRPRS from the exons ATGATGATGAGAAAAGAAGATCTTGGTTTGAGCCTAAGCTTAGGGCTTTCACAGGATCACACACCTCTCCAGAGTCAGAATCCTAACTCGTCCATATCCAACAATCTCCATAGATTTCCATGGAACCAAACATTCGCTTCTACATCAG ATCTTGGCAAAATAGATGTGAACAGTCTTCCAAGAACCGTGGATTGCGAGGAGGAACCAGGGGTTTCCTCTCCTAACAGTACGATCTCGAGCACCATAAGCGGCGGGAAGAGAAGTGAGAGAGAAGGAATCTCCGAGCACGATGAGATCACTCCGGATAGAGGTTACTCACGTGGAAACTCCGACGAAGAAGAAGACGGCGGGGAGACGTCAAGGAAGAAGCTCCGATTATCTAAGGATCAATCTGCTTTTCTTGAAGGGACTTTCAAAGAACACAACACTCTCAATCCC AAACAGAAGTTAGCTTTGGCCAAAAAGTTGAACTTGACCGCAAGACAAGTGGAAGTGTGGTTCCAGAACAGAAGAGCAAG AACCAAATTAAAGCAAACGGAGGTGGATTGTGAATACTTGAAACGATGCGTAGAGAAACTAACGGAGGAGAATAGGCGCCTTCAGAAAGAAGCTATGGAGCTACGAACTCTCAAGCTGTCTCCACAGTTCTATGGCCAAATGACTCCACCGACTACGCTCATCATGTGTCCATCGTGTGAGCGTGTGGCTGGGCCATCATCAAACCATCAACACAATCACCGGCCCGTTCCGGTCAACCCGTGGGTTGCTTGTGCTGGTCAAGTGACTCATGGGCTGAACTTTGAAGCCTTGCGTCCCCGATCGTGA
- the LOC106306613 gene encoding uncharacterized protein LOC106306613: MAAPFFSTPFQPYVYQSQQDTITPFQILGGEAQVVQIMLKSEERVIAKPGSMCYMSGSVEMENTYTPEQEVGVLQWILGKSVSSVVLRNTGQNDGFVGIAAPYLARILPIDLAMFGGEILCQPDAFLCSVNDVKVVNSVDQRARNIVVAGSEGFLRQRLSGQGLAFILAGGSVVQKVLEVGEVLNIDVSCIAALTPSIDVQIKYNNAPLRRAVFGGDNVVMATLTGPGIVFIQSLPFHRLSQRIARSVTSPNMRENPRLLIQIALFAFLAYVVILSSLILTDV; the protein is encoded by the exons ATGGCCGCACCGTTCTTCTCAACTCCATTTCAGCCATATGTCTACCAG AGTCAGCAAGATACGATTACACCTTTCCAGATTCTTGGTGGTGAAGCCCAAGTTGTTCAG ATAATGTTAAAGTCGGAGGAGAGAGTCATTGCTAAGCCTG GTTCCATGTGCTACATGTCTGGGTCCGTGGAGATGGAAAATACATATACCCCTGAACAAGAAGTTGGAGTCTTGCAGTGGATTTTGGGCAAGAGTGTAAGCAGCGTAGTTCTTCGTAATACGGGGCAGAACGATGGATTTGTGGGTATTGCTGCACCTTATTTGGCTAGGATTCTCCCG ATCGATTTGGCAATGTTTGGAGGTGAGATCTTGTGCCAG CCAGATGCATTCCTTTGTTCCGTCAATGATGTAAAGGTTGTCAACTCCGTTGACCAGAGGGCAAGAAACATCGTTGTCGCTGGTTCAGAG GGATTTCTGAGACAGCGCTTATCTGGACAAGGTCTTGCTTTCATCCTCGCAGGTGGCTCAG TTGTACAAAAAGTTCTGGAGGTAGGAGAAGTTCTTAACATTGACGTGTCTTGCATCGCTGCTCTCACTCCCTCTATCGATGTTCAAATCAAATACAATAATGCTCCTCTGAGACGAGCAGTATTCGGG GGTGATAACGTGGTAATGGCGACTCTAACGGGACCAGGCATCGTCTTCATCCAAAGTTTACCGTTCCATCGGCTCTCACAGCGTATCGCCAG GTCGGTGACGTCACCAAACATGAGAGAGAATCCAAGGTTGTTGATACAGATAGCGTTGTTTGCGTTCCTTGCATACGTAGTGATTCTATCTTCGTTGATCTTAACCGACGTTTGA
- the LOC106301557 gene encoding pentatricopeptide repeat-containing protein At5g47360, producing the protein MLRHLIRRRVSLSFQSQPSKLSPLRFSTTLSPAERLYNHLQSSTSNLEKELTSSKAKIDASCINEVITRCRPNQFQLGLRFFIWAGTQSGHRHSPYMYTKACDFLQIRANPYLIKNVVEAYKKDECFVSVKTMRIVLSLCSQAKLADEALWVLRKFPEFDLSADTVAYNVVIRLFADKGDLSMGMKLMEEMESIDLSPDVMTYTSLINGFCNAGKVDEAWKLAKGMSEHGCVLNTVTYSRILEGVCKCGEMERALELLTEMEKEEDGGFISPNAVTYTLVIQAFVEKKRVQEALMVLDRMGDRGCSPNRVTASVLIQGVLENGEDVKDLSKLIDKLVKLGGVSLSEFFSSATVSLIRLKRWEEAEKMFRLMLVRGIRPDGLACSLVLRELCLLERYHDCFLLYEEIEKVDVVSTIDTDVHSVLLLGLCEQGRSWEAAKLAKSMLDKKMRLKVSQVEKIIQALKKTGDEDLMRRLSTS; encoded by the coding sequence ATGCTACGTCACTTGATCCGTCGTCGGGTCTCTCTCTCATTTCAATCCCAACCCTCAAAGCTCTCACCTTTACGATTCTCCACAACTCTCTCACCCGCCGAGAGATTATACAACCATCTTCAGTCATCCACCAGCAACCTCGAGAAGGAATTAACCTCTTCGAAGGCCAAAATCGACGCGTCTTGTATCAACGAGGTAATAACAAGATGCCGACCAAACCAATTTCAATTGGGTCTTAGGTTTTTCATATGGGCAGGAACTCAGTCCGGACATAGACACAGTCCTTACATGTATACCAAAGCTTGCGACTTTCTTCAAATTAGAGCTAACCCATATCTGATCAAGAACGTTGTTGAAGCCTATAAGAAAGATGAATGCTTTGTTAGTGTTAAGACCATGAGGATCGTTCTGTCTCTTTGTAGCCAAGCGAAGCTCGCTGATGAGGCGTTGTGGGTGTTGCGGAAGTTCCCTGAGTTCGATTTATCTGCAGACACCGTTGCGTATAATGTGGTGATTAGGTTGTTTGCTGATAAGGGAGATCTGAGTATGGGTATGAAGTTGATGGAAGAGATGGAAAGTATTGATCTTTCTCCTGATGTGATGACTTATACGTCTTTGATCAATGGGTTTTGCAATGCGGGTAAGGTTGATGAAGCTTGGAAGCTGGCTAAGGGGATGAGTGAGCACGGTTGCGTGCTTAACACCGTGACGTATTCGAGGATTCTGGAAGGGGTTTGCAAGTGTGGTGAGATGGAGAGGGCGTTAGAGTTGTTGACAGAGATGGAGAAAGAAGAGGATGGTGGGTTTATTAGTCCCAATGCTGTTACTTATACTTTGGTGATTCAAGCGTTTGTTGAGAAGAAGCGGGTTCAAGAGGCGTTGATGGTATTGGATAGAATGGGAGATAGAGGATGCTCGCCGAATCGTGTTACCGCTAGTGTTTTGATCCAAGGGGTTTTGGAGAACGGTGAGGATGTTAAGGATCTTTCTAAGTTGATCGATAAGTTGGTGAAACTAGGTGGTGTTTCTCTCTCTGAATTTTTTAGCTCGGCTACTGTGTCGCTAATCCGTTTGAAGAGATGGGAAGAGGCGGAGAAGATGTTCCGTTTGATGTTGGTCCGTGGGATTAGACCTGATGGTCTTGCGTGCAGTCTTGTTCTCAGGGAGCTGTGTTTGTTGGAAAGGTATCATGATTGTTTCCTTCTGTATGAAGAGATTGAGAAGGTGGATGTGGTGTCAACGATAGACACGGATGTGCACTCGGTTCTTTTGCTCGGTCTATGCGAACAAGGGCGGTCTTGGGAAGCTGCTAAGCTTGCGAAGTCTATGCTCGATAAGAAAATGAGATTGAAAGTTTCTCAGGTTGAGAAAATCATTCAAGCTTTGAAGAAAACTGGTGATGAAGATCTCATGCGTCGTCTCTCAACGAGTTAA
- the LOC106303029 gene encoding uncharacterized protein LOC106303029 yields the protein MSTSGSPVEFLSGAFFRLNKEQGVANAAIAVVEVKTSSIDGKMTTMEAVITNLASSVQTVLKSMGKKPVQELEQHSASSQPHPHVRTPFSERNNRSSLSYRSDELNLDNRESMLKKVEMLVCDGMKGAVKKGEFKQRLLVRFSDFIDDEPETRLFSIKQTGTVTDYVSEFEELLAQVPDLADHHLERLFYNGLSLEMKEVIQMKDPQGLQNFIAAVLRMETSAFCKIVCESNAGSTPVQKSATGTTTRTQGPFIQNRVEGEWKDNKQDRSAQWARLKYSDAELDGMRREVDDVDDVEAVAVLAERSELKTLSYNAFMGISSPRTIKLWGYVGQKGVTMLLDSRASHNLISPGIVQNLSLSVGEATGLVVLLGNGVIVKGMGVCQAVKFHINSTTFTSDFIALELGSVDVILGIQWLETLGKCEVDWKEQELSFNYGGQRVTLLGDRSLHDTGASFKMVVTEDPMVQVVQEIQCSSLVVPLSTPTMPAAVSSFLKLFEDVFAVPTQLPPVHGIEHSISLLPGVSTVLVRPYRYPHATKLVMEKMVNEMLDSGIICPSNSPFSSPVLLVKKKDGSHRFCVDYRALNRITVPNKFPIPVIDQLIDELHGSVIFSKLDLRSRYHQIRMMDEDIHKIAFRTIEGHYEFLVMPFGLTNAPATFQALMNRSVEQHVEHLKAVLNVFRDNHMFANQKKYSFGLTEVEYLGHIISASGVATETTKTEAMRVWPSPRNVKQLRGLLGLTGYYRKFVKDNGTIARPLTTLLKKDQFCWSELAHAAFDQLKLAMSSTTVLALPDFSKPFVIESDASGFGLWAVLMQNKQPIAFFSHALTPREQLKPAYERELMAVVMAVLKWKHYLIGRKFEVHTDQRSIKFLLEKKEVNMKYQRWLTRLLGFDFEIFYKPGCENKTADGLSRSLEDGQSSFQGDFLALTIPSVLQLQDIYKEVDTDSELQSLKRENFGGGREECLLSDHSGSLMTQKSYTLSPAGLLQPLPVSERVWEDISLDFVEGLPTSGGFDVILVVVDRLSKYGHFFGSKHLFSTVDVASKFVTEVERDLMLENIKKNLLRAHDLMKRNADGHRHDVEFEVGMLVYLKLKPYRQQTVARRVCQKLAAKFYGPFSVIARAALGKGFEAQPLPTVLLDEVEQRLVPEDVVAKWYDTTGYLELLVKWCALLEYENSWMSYREFVAQFPDFKLEGKLDFIGGSIDKFKQAYVRKGGKSLEEFEKSEESRDESEASRLDAVSNKEGKTLVVAEALPLE from the exons ATGTCGACGAGTGGTTCTCCG GTTGAGTTTCTATCTGGTGCGTTCTTTCGTTTGAACAAGGAGCAAGGAGTAGCGAATGCGGCGATTGCGGTGGTGGAGGTTAAGACGTCGTCGATTGATGGGAAGATGACAACGATGGAGGCGGTGATTACGAATCTAGCTTCATCGGTGCAAACAGTGTTGAAATCGATGGGGAAGAAGCCAGTTCAGGAGCTGGAACAACATTCCGCGTCGTCTCAACCGCACCCTCACGTACGAACTCCATTTTCGGAGCGGAACAATCGATCTTCATTATCCTATAGATCTGATGAGCTGAACTTGGATAATCGAGAGAGTATGCTTAAGAAAGTAGAGATGCTGGTTTGTGATGGTATGAAG GGAGCGGTGAAGAAAGG GGAGTTTAAGCAGAGATTGTTGGTGAGGTTTTCGGATTTCATTGATGATGAACCTGAGACGAGACTATTTTCCATCAAACAAACTGGTACTGTGACTGACTATGTCTCAGAATTTGAAGAGCTCTTAGCGCAAGTTCCTGATTTGGCAGATCATCATCTGGAACGCCTTTTCTACAATGGATTGAGTTTGGAGATGAAGGAAGTGATTCAAATGAAGGATCCCCAAGGTTTGCAAAATTTTATTGCTGCGGTGTTGCGTATGGAGACAAGCGCATTTTGCAAAATCGTTTGTGAATCAAACGCTGGTTCTACGCCGGTTCAGAAGTCTGCTACTGGGACTACTACTCGTACTCAAGGGCCGTTTATTCAGAACCGTG TTGAAGGAGAATGGAAGGATAATAAACAGGACCGTTCTGCACAGTGGGCGAGGTTGAAGTATTCTGATGCTGAGTTGGATGGTATGAGAAGGGAAG TGGATGATGTGGATGATGTTGAGGCTGTGGCGGTGTTGGCTGAGAGGAGTGAGTTAAAGACTTTGTCATACAATGCCTTTATGGGGATCAGTTCTCCTCGTACTATCAAGCTGTGGGGTTATGTTGGTCAGAAGGGAGTTACAATGTTACTTGACAGTCGAGCGTCTCACAATCTTATCTCTCCTGGCATTGTGCAGAATTTGAGTTTGTCGGTGGGTGAAGCTACGGGTTTGGTTGTTCTTTTAGGAAATGGCGTGATTGTGAAGGGTATGGGAGTTTGTCAAGCGGTGAAATTTCATATCAACTCCACGACGTTTACTTCTGATTTCATTGCGTTGGAGCTTGGTTCTGTGGATGTGATTTTGGGGATTCAATGGCTCGAGACGTTAGGGAAGTGTGAAGTTGACTGGAAGGAACAAGAATTATCGTTCAATTATGGAGGCCAAAGAGTGACTTTGTTGGGTGACCGAAGTTTACATGATACTGGTGCTTCGTTTAAGATGGTAGTGACAGAGGACCCAATGGTTCAGGTGGTGCAGGAGATTCAATGTTCAAGTTTGGTGGTTCCTCTTTCGACTCCTACTATGCCTGCAGCGGTGTCATCGTTTCTTAAACTGTTTGAAGACGTGTTTGCGGTCCCTACGCAGTTACCACCGGTTCATGGAATTGAACATTCAATTTCTTTACTACCGGGGGTTTCTACAGTTTTAGTGAGACCATATCGTTATCCTCATGCTACCAAGTTGGTGATGGAAAAGATGGTGAATGAGATGTTGGACAGTGGGATAATTTGTCCAAGTAACAGCCCGTTTTCGAGCCCTGTCTTGCTCGTCAAAAAGAAAGATGGAAGTCATCGTTTCTGTGTTGATTACAGGGCTCTTAACAGAATTACCGTGCCGAATAAGTTTCCTATTCCGGTCATTGACCAACTTATTGATGAGTTACACGGTTCAGTAATCTTCTCAAAGCTTGACTTGCGATCGAGGTATCATCAGATTAGGATGATGGACGAAGACATTCACAAGATTGCTTTCCGTACTATCGAAGGGCACTATGAGTTTTTGGTGATGCCTTTCGGCTTAACCAACGCTCCTGCTACCTTTCAGGCTCTTATGAACAGA TCAGTGGAGCAACATGTGGAACACTTGAAGGCTGTATTGAACGTGTTTCGTGATAATCATATGTTCGCGAATCAAAAGAAGTATAGTTTTGGGCTTACTGAAGTGGAATATCTTGGTCACATAATCTCGGCGTCTGGTGTGGCTACAGAGACCACTAAAACTGAAGCAATGCGAGTATGGCCTTCACCAAGGAATGTGAAACAGCTGAGAGGTCTTTTGGGTTTAACGGGTTACTACCGTAAATTCGTAAAGGATAATGGTACCATCGCAAGACCCTTAACTACATTGTTGAAGAAAGATCAATTTTGTTGGTCTGAGTTGGCACATGCTGCGTTTGATCAGTTGAAGTTGGCTATGTCATCTACTACGGTGTTGGCACTGCCTGATTTCTCAAAACCGTTTGTCATTGAGTCGGATGCTTCGGGTTTTGGGTTATGGGCTGTTCTCATGCAGAACAAGCAACCTATTGCGTTCTTCAGTCATGCCCTCACTCCTCGTGAGCAGTTAAAGCCGGCATATGAGCGCGAGCTTATGGCAGTAGTGATGGCGGTTCTTAAATGGAAACACTATCTTATTGGGAGGAAGTTCGAAGTTCATACAGATCAGCGTAGTATTAAATTCTTGTTGGAGAAGAAGGAGGTTAATATGAAGTATCAGAGGTGGTTGACAAGACTTTTGGGATTTGATTTCGAGATTTTTTATAAACCTGGGTGTGAGAATAAAACGGCAGATGGGTTGTCGAGAAGTTTGGAGGATGGGCAGTCATCGTTTCAAGGAGATTTTTTGGCCTTGACTATTCCATCAGTGCTGCAGTTGCAAGACATTTATAAGGAGGTGGATACTGATTCCGAGTTACAGTCATTAAAAAGAGAGAATTTTGGAGGGGGACGTGAAGAATGCTTGTTATCAGATCATTCAGGGTCGCTTATG ACACAGAAGTCTTATACCTTGTCTCCTGCTGGCTTGCTTCAACCATTGCCGGTTTCTGAGCGTGTATGGGAAGATATCTCGCTCGATTTTGTTGAAGGGCTGCCTACTTCTGGTGGATTTGATGTGATTTTGGTCGTTGTGGACCGTTTAAGCAAGTATGGGCACTTCTTTGGATCGAAACATCTGTTCTCGACTGTTGATGTCGCATCTAAGTTCGTGACTGAAGTG GAACGTGATTTGATGTTGGAGAACATTAAGAAGAATTTGTTGCGGGCGCATGACTTGATGAAGCGTAATGCTGATGGTCATCGTCATGATGTGGAGTTTGAAGTGGGAATGTTGGTTTATTTGAAACTCAAGCCGTATCGTCAGCAAACTGTGGCTCGTAGGGTTTGTCAGAAACTCGCTGCAAAATTCTATGGTCCATTTTCTGTGATTGCTCGT GCTGCGCTCGGTAAAGGGTTTGAAGCTCAACCCCTACCTACGGTGCTCTTGGATGAGGTGGAACAGAGGTTGGTTCCTGAGGACGTGGTTGCGAAATGGTATGACACGACTGGGTATTTGGAGTTGCTAGTTAAGTGGTGCGCGTTGCTTGAGTATGAGAATTCTTGGATGTCTTACCGTGAGTTTGTAGCACAGTTTCCTGATTTCAAGCTTGAGGGCAAACTTGATTTCATAGGGGGAAGTATTGATAAGTTCAAGCAGGCTTATGTTCGCAAAGGCGGTAAGAGTTTAGAAGAATTTGAAAAGAGTGAAGAGTCTCGAGATGAGTCAGAGGCTTCACGTTTGGATGCAGTTTCGAATAAAGAAGGAAAGACTCTGGTGGTCGCAGAAGCTTTGCCGTTAGAGTAA
- the LOC106304303 gene encoding LOW QUALITY PROTEIN: palmitoyl-protein thioesterase 1 (The sequence of the model RefSeq protein was modified relative to this genomic sequence to represent the inferred CDS: deleted 1 base in 1 codon), protein MEKKRFGLAAAVVFLALVQVSVSVPFIVLHGIAAACSEGKEANFTQLLSNFSGSPGFCLEVGNGELDSWFMPLAKQAEIACEKVKQMKELRQGYNIVGRSQGNLVARGLIEFCDGGPPVYNYVSLAGPHAGISSVPMCGSGLWCEIADELIKSDIYSDFIQDHLAPSGYLKIPTEMKKYLESSKYLPKLNNEIPGQRNSTYKERFASLHNLVLIMFEDDKVIVPKDSSWFGFYPDGDFGPLLTVRETKLFKEDWIGLKPLVDTGKVEFVSIDGAHLRMSNVDIVKYVVPYLQNQSSSEQKRFNRKTKEPLRT, encoded by the exons ATGGAGAAGAAGCGTTTTGGACTTGCGGCTGCGGTTGTATTCTTAGCATTGGTTCAAGTCTCTGTATCGGTTCCGTTTATAGTGCTTCATGGAATTGCAGCTGCATGTTCGGAGGGCAAAGAAGCTAACTTCACACAGCTTCTCTCTAACTTCTCTGGCTCTCCTGGTTTTTGCCT AGAAGTTGGAAATGGAGAACTCGATTCATGGTTCATGCCACTTGCGAAACAAGCAGAAATAGCGTGTGAGAAAGTGAAGCAAATGAAAGAGTTGCGACAAGGATACAACATTGTTGGAAGATCTCAG GGGAATCTAGTGGCTAGGGGCTTGATTGAGTTCTGCGATGGTGGACCTCCGGTTTACAACTATGTATCTTTAGCAGGTCCTCATGCTGGAATCTCCTCTGTTCCTATGTGTGGT TCTGGATTATGGTGTGAAATAGCAGATGAGCTGATCAAGTCAGATATTTATAGCGACTTCATTCAA GATCATCTTGCTCCTAGTGGTTATCTCAAAATCCCTACC GAAATGAAAAAGTACCTGGAAAGTTCCAAGTATCTACCTAAGCTTAACAATGAGATACCAGGCCAAAGAAACTCCACTTACAAAGAACGTTTCGCCAGCTTACACAACTTGGTTCTTATCATG TTTGAAGACGATAAGGTCATTGTTCCAAAAGATTCATCTTGGTTCGGGTTTTACCCGGATGGTGATTTCGGACCTCTTCTCACCGTTCGAGAGACAAAACTCTTTAAAGAGGACTGGATCGGTCTAAAACCATTGGTTGATACTGGGAAAGTGGAGTTTGTGAGTATAGATGGCGCACACCTAAGAATGTCGAATGTCGATATCGTCAAATACGTTGTGCCGTATCTCCAAAACCAATCTTCTTCCGAGCAAAAA AGATTCAACCGCAAAACCAAGGAGCCTTTGCGTACTTAA